Below is a window of Impatiens glandulifera chromosome 2, dImpGla2.1, whole genome shotgun sequence DNA.
TTAAACAATTTGATAGTTATACATTATAGTTGTTTTGGGGAAAAAAATGAAGAGATTATTAGTGGATCCTcttggtttttattttaaatagttataatgtGAGAATTACTCCTTTTACAAATTTGAccataaaatcataaattcGAAACAATAAATTATGCACTTTTAAATTGCAATTTActgtttatgatatttttaggagtccttttcaaataacttactATGTATCAATTCCAAAAGGGCTGTTATTTTTATAGATGGGGGAGTCTAATAACTAAATCAACAATTGTTAGGATTGCTAAGGGATAgtaaatttttttacttaattttttttttatcaattttcaaaaatattatgattatgatgATGTTTGTGTCAAAATACaagttttaaaaaacaaatttcatataGAGTTTTGATAAAGTTAAATCAAATAATCGAACAAACGCAATTCTCGATAATAAGAACTTAATTGCCACTTTTGACCTTGTCCATAAGCTCCAACATATTGTAACAAGGAGATGAAAATTTCACAATACAATCCAGCTTATAATTAacctaataatattttcattgaCAAATTTCAGTCACAACCCTTTCAAGGGCATCAGTTGCAAgagggacataaagacaatctTGTCCTTCAGGGTTTTTCTTCGTCTTTACAAGCTCGTGATCCTTGAACTCTGTCAAATGTGAATTCAATGTTATCTGGCTGCTCACCAGAAACCGCTCTCGACATACATTGTAGAGGTTATTTACCGGCATTCCTAACAGACAAAGGTTAGGAAAGATAAGTTCATAAGTAATCATgtattgaatttaatataattgtatattacGTCAAAGACTGATATGTAggataaaaaaagtaaaacacGCCTAAAGTTAGGATTAAGATCCCAAACTATACTCACCCGGTATAGCTCAAGTGTTAAGAGTCTTGTTCgcccaaaatttgaaaaaagtaCCACATGAATACTCTATCATAGTGGGTATTATCTAAAGGAATTAAAAACTAGTCTCAAGACTATATTTTTAGCTTATTCTCTTTGGGTAATTCTCATAATGTAAAAGGAGGCTAAGGAAAGACGAAATCTAAAGGGGTTATTGATATTGGTATGGAAGAACTAAACCGCGTTTCACTTCAATCAATGATGGGATTCCAATAAAGTATTGGGATTGTCTATAACTCTAACATAGTGGAGAAAACAATATGTCATGTAAGATTGAAAAAAGAATTGCGATTTGGCCACTTTACCTTCTAGATCGGGATTAGCAAGTTGGTATTCAGCAAGAACCTTGAAAACATTCTGAGCATTAGGTGTCAAGCTCTGCAAAACTATGGAGGCTGTCTTGATCCTTTGTGTGGTTCCACCATGTGCGAGTATCAAAGGGTAGAACATTCCTTCAATCTTGTATGGCAAATATGTTGGGACGTGATGCCAATACCAATTGAATTGTGTATGCACCATCTTCTTATCCCACacttcaagaaaaaaaaaatgcaattcaATCTTCAACAAGGATTAATCCCTTATCCCTTTTCCATACTCGTAAATTAAGTTACTTACAAAGATGTGTATTCACATGATCGATAGAGGCAACTATACGTATATGAGAACAAGAAGCTAATCTTGCAAGATATTGTTGGGTTTCAGAGTCCCTAAGTCCCGGACCATCAATATTATGGATGAGAATACAAACAAGCGATTCATTTCCATCCTCGTGAGGTCCATCGAGAAAGGAAATGAGATCATCTATGGACCTGGTATTAAATGGTTGTTGAAGTTTAGGCGATTTCCCTAAGGAAGTTTTCCGCCTTGATTTCAAATCATCTGATAGAACTTCAGCAATAGAAACAACTGcctaaaaaattaaacttaattactTTCTGAAGCACAGTAAGATCAACAATGAATGAAAATTTTACCTGTTTAAGGTTAATTGATTGAAGATAACCGTTTATTACAACTACGGTGTATTCAGTCAATGACGTTGATGCGAAATCCTCGAGTAAAGTTCTTTTAGATCCAAATCCATACATCAAAAGACCGAATCCACACCTAGTAAATCGGAAAGAGAAATCAGATGGATCGGGAAAAGAAGTAAAGCAATATCTATATATACCTAAGCTGAAAGGACCACTGTGAGTAGAGATCCTTGTATCGATTCATCAAAGATGCGATTTCTTTGTCGTGTTTAGTCTCGAGATTTGATGCCGCATCTCTTAAAACCTAAATTGGAAGCGGTTTTAGAAGAGAGAGAGACTTGAATTGTAAGAATAAAATCCAGAGGAAGAAGATGGAGAAGTGAAAGTACCTGTTCGTCAACGAGATTGATGTCGGTAAGTTTATGACCGGATTTCTTACCTGAACTGGCGAGTTCCTTTGCCAGAAAGTAGTTCCTGGAGAAAGcgaattcttcttcttcagaaaCATCATAATCAGCCTCcatagatttagggtttaacttCTTCTGTTAAAATcaaaggaagaagatgaagaagaagaataagtaTAAGTGCGATCTTCACATATGCTGGGAATGCCCTAATTTATTTTCCCGccgattttattatttgtttacagCGGCTACAACCGATCGACTCGGTTTCAAGTTTTAACCGGTTCTAGACTTCTAGTGACCtttgaattaaatatcatttaattaactTTGACTTATATCtttggaaaaaagctcactttaGACGTGTCTaagtacttgtacaactagctcacttaaacgtatatactaataaaaggttatttaaacttacgtactatcaaaaattggctcatttagccttttTAGTAAcgatggttaacttttatttttaaatttatatatttattaattaaatattaatatattttctctctctcttcctttttcattaataaataaaccctatatttttatcttttttattatttttatatgagtatttatgattaattgttttaattttattttatatataagcattcataattaattattttaactttatatttcttcttcttttttatatatattttttatattcacattaattattaattattttaaaattgtttgattccaataattaaatataacaatgaaaattcttttaacaataaaaatccttaaacacaaaaataaattaattaagaattaagaattgaataataataaaaactcattcatcaaatactaaaaagagtaataataatcaaatattaatattagacaaaacaattcttttactactaatataagtccgtgaataaaaattaaataacaaattattaattttatttttatttatattaaactaaataaaaaaaaacattttttcatttttattatattaaattaaataagataaaacccttcaaaaaaaaaatattacagtaaaacataaaattcataaataagttgttaaatttttttaaaaaaaatgagaatttaagaaatgtgagaaataaaaactaataaaaaaaaagatgaaatgtaaaagagaaattaatattaaaataataaaaaaaaattaagaataaaataaattacctagtttaattaatgaaaaagaaggagagagaaaatttattaatatttaattaataaatatataaatttaaaaataaaagttaactatggttattaaaagaggctaaatgagccaattttttatagtacataggtttaaatgaccttttattagtacatacgtctaaatgagctagttgtacaagtacatacgtctaagtgagcttttttcctatatCTTTTAAgtctcaaataatttaaattttctaattcaaatgaattttttaacGGATTCGATTAAACATCTAAATTTATGCGGTTCACTTAACTCAAATGATAATATTCATTTGTCGATTCGATCAAAAgtacataataataattgaaataatatgtgcatttaaaattttatccaaTGGACAAACATCAATAAGTACCTACATTGTTTTATCTTaggaacaaaataaaaaacaataattgagTTTTTACCCTAAAAAAAAGAGATGAAATTTGTCTATCTTTTATGGTCATATTTTCCTCTACACAAATCATAACACATTTCGgatttttgttttacaaaattaGAAAGAATGAACAATTTAGATGAAATTGACACGATATTTTATCGATaatgattttgtaaattattttatcgcAATTTGTTTTACAACGTTTGCGGAACATTATTTATTGAATGAGTAAGTTCAACGTTTACCTAAAGATCCTCCCACTCGTGGTGCTGAAATTGTACAAGttttaatgaataatgataATTCATTTTTTCGAGCTATAAGAATGAATTGTGAATGTGTTAGACGACTTATAAATCGTAGTTTAATACATTACAATTTAGTTGGTGGAcgtaaatttttaattgaagaGAAAGTATTGATGACTTTAGTATATTTTGCTCATGGTGGAAGTATGGGAGTGGTGACCATCTTTTTTGGTCATTCGAAGTCTACGACGTCTAAGTAGTATCAAAGGTGTTAAAGTTATTAATACAACTATACACGGATGAAATGCAACCCATTGATCAAACACAAGTACATGTCAAGTTCACCACAATTAacattcaaaaattatttaagagaaatattttgtcattttcCACGTTTAATGATATTGGttcatttgttttatatattattaatataatattatttgatgtaTTGTCTTTAATAGAACTAACATTTAGCcggtgcatttgcacgattaataatataaaaaaccatgaaaaaaaattacgaataacattttttattttatttttaaccgttttaagtttatgggttggtcaacccacaatccgacccaaatatccatttactcaacatcattatatatatatatatattagttagttaaaaaattgaatttatattaatgttaaaacgttccgcgtttatcaaatttggtgttgaatttaaaatataaagtcttaataTCATAGTtggtaaaaggttgtacttgtttttgttatctagcattttttattttatttttaaccgttttaaatttaaggcgggtcaacccacaatccgacccaagtatccaaattaaccacaactctcgacccggcaatccggacactttaaaaattaagcatcattatatatatatatatatatagattagttagttaaaaagttgaacttatattaatgttaaaacgtcccgcgtttatcaaatttggtgttgaatttaaaatataaagtcttagaagcctaattggttaaagagttttacttgttttgttaggttgcaacttcgaaacatatctctagcatttttaattttatttttaaccgttttaaatttaaaggcgggtcaacccacaattcgacccaagtattcaaattaaccacagctctcgacccggcaatccgaacactttaaaaattaagcatcattatatatatatagattagttggttaaaaagtttaacttatattaatattaaaacgtcccgcgtttatcaaatttagtgttgaatttaaaatataaattcgttgtaacctagttggttaaagagttttatttgttttgttaggttgtaagttcgaaacatacctctagcatttttaattttatttttaaaatataaagtctttgtagcctagttggttaaaaagttgtacttgttttgttaggttgcaaatttgaaacatacctttagcatttttaattttatttttaaccgttttaaatttaaaggcgggtcaacccacaatccgacccaagtatccaaattaaccacagctatcgacctgacaatccggacactttaaaaattaagcatcattatatatatatatattagttggttaaaaagttgaacttatattaatattaaaacgtttcgcgtttatcaaatttggtgttgaatttaaaatataaattttttgtagcctagttggttaaagagttgtatttgttttgttaagttgtaagttcgaaatatacctctaacatttttaattttatttttaaccgttttaaatttaaaggcgggtcaacccacaatccgacccaagtatccaaattaaccacagctctcgacccggcaatccagacactttaaaaattaagcatcattatatatatatatatagattagttggttaaaaagttgaacttatattaatattaaaacgtccagcgtttatcaaatttggtgttgaatttaaaatataaagtctttgtagcatagttggttaaagagttgtacttgttttgttaggttacaagttcgaaatatacctctagcatttttaattttatttttaaccgttttaaatttaaaggcgggtcaacccacaatccgacccaagtatccaaattaaccacaactctcgacccgacaatccggacactttaaaaattaagcattattttatatatataaattgtattgGTGTTATTGATGACACtcatggggcggttcggggcggggaatacATTTACCATTCTTGCGCCGTTTTAATTTCgcggatttttttaatatcattccCGCCCCGTtcgtttttttcggtttcggaaAATCCCACGGAAcaccattaataattttaaaaaataaataaaaaaaattatataaacgaattttttaatataatatatattataatatattaaaattttatattattataaagaaataaccttactactcttataaaatatagtgaataaataaatatgctggtgatttattatatttaattatgtttatggtgtttggggtgaaatcggggcgggggacacaaataccatccccgccccatccccGTTCgatttcggggaaaaaccgtctCAAACAGGAcaattcggttcgattttcgCGGGGcaatttcaaattgtcatccttatgTACGAGTACATCCTAAGACAAGCGAGTCACTAAATTGGCGTGGTCGGACTGGTTATACAACTACCAACGTCATAGCGATATGTGACCACAATAtgttatttacatattttgtcGTTGGTGTTGAGGCGTCTATGCACGATTCATCGGTCCTTGACAAGTTCAGAACAATTCAATATATGGTTTTTCGCATCCTATTATGTATGTTATTCACTTCATTGTTTcaattgtgaaataaaatatacaacaaAACTTATGTATGGTTTTAGTAGGTAAAATATGGTTATATACATACCATATTGCCATACTCCATATCACCCACATCAACTTTTGTCACAACAACAATCATATAATGCAAAAGAGacgttaaataaataatgttcgTCCATCAAATCTGTGATTGAAAGAacttttgaaatttgaaaaaataaatggcacataatattttattcgggttctttttgaagatttttaattaaaaaataattaaatattattaatgcaACTGCGAAATTGTATAACTTTATCTAGAGAATATGATAGAaaaatttttcattaattttgataaacatCAAAATGAATGAAGAATTGGGACTACTAATAACAATTAGTTGAAAAACTAGGAAAATGAAggatatattaaactaaataccatgaatatttttttagatgaaattgtcactcaaaaataaaataaataaaaaacgtgctaataattttattaaaaaaatatatatttaaataaaataaaaaactaatgaaCTTTAAtgcattaaaattatttcaatacatGTAcctataattttgtttgattttgaatttatttaaaaatataaatttattaaataaaatataataaataaaaaatagttaataaactaattataatatattttttgattaaatcaattaatatagtaaaatataaaacaaattaggcctaaataaaaataaatgaaaataatattttttattaaaactcaatattaaaatatttagtatgtaaaaataaa
It encodes the following:
- the LOC124926558 gene encoding origin of replication complex subunit 2; this translates as MEADYDVSEEEEFAFSRNYFLAKELASSGKKSGHKLTDINLVDEQVLRDAASNLETKHDKEIASLMNRYKDLYSQWSFQLRCGFGLLMYGFGSKRTLLEDFASTSLTEYTVVVINGYLQSINLKQAVVSIAEVLSDDLKSRRKTSLGKSPKLQQPFNTRSIDDLISFLDGPHEDGNESLVCILIHNIDGPGLRDSETQQYLARLASCSHIRIVASIDHVNTHLLWDKKMVHTQFNWYWHHVPTYLPYKIEGMFYPLILAHGGTTQRIKTASIVLQSLTPNAQNVFKVLAEYQLANPDLEGMPVNNLYNVCRERFLVSSQITLNSHLTEFKDHELVKTKKNPEGQDCLYVPLATDALERVVTEICQ